A region of the Lytechinus pictus isolate F3 Inbred unplaced genomic scaffold, Lp3.0 scaffold_20, whole genome shotgun sequence genome:
CAGCCCTTTCACTGCAGTCATCCCTGCAATCTtcagctcctcctcctcctccttagcCATCAGCTCTATCTTTCCTGTCTCAACCTCCTCATCTTCCATTAGGTCCAGCTCCTCCATCGGCTCTGTTCCCTGCCCTTCCACTGCAGTCATCCCTGTAATCTTCAGCTCCTCCTTCTCATCCTTAGCCATCAGCTCTACCTTACCTGTTTCCACCTTCTCCCCTTCCATTAGCTCTAGCTCCTCCGCCAGCTCTGTTTCCAGCCCTTCCACTGCAGTCATCCCTGCAATCTTCAGCTCCTCCTCCTTAGCCATCAGCTCTATCTTTCCTGTCTCAACCTCCTCATCTTCCATTAGCTCCAGCTCCTCCACCGGCTCTGTTCCCTGCCCTTCCACTGCAGTCATCCCTGCAATCTTCAGCTCCTCCTCCGCCTCCTTAGCTGTCAGCTCTGCCTTTCCTGTCTGAGCCATCTCCTCCCCTTCCATTAGCTCCAGCTCCTCCACCAGCTCTGTTTCCAGCCCTTTCACTGCAGTCATCCCTGCAATCTtcagctcctcctcctccttagcCATCAGCTCTATCTTTCCTGTCTCAACCTCCTCATCTTCCATTAGGTCCAGCTCCTCCATCGGCTCTGTTCCCTGCCCTTCCACTGCAGTCATCCCTGCAATCTTCAGCTCCTCCTTCTCATCCTTAGCCATCAGCTCTACCTTACCTGTTTCCACCTTCTCCCCTTCCATTAGCTCTAGCTCCTCCGCCAGCTCTGTTTCCAGCCCTTCCACTGCAGTCATCCCTGCAATCTTCAGCTCCTCCTTCTCATCCTTAGCCATCAGCTCTACCTTACCTGTTTCCACCTTCTCCCCTTCCATTAGCTCCAGCTCCTCCACCGGCTCTGTTCCCTGCCCTTCCACTGCAGTCATCCCTGCAATCTTCAGCTCCTCCTCCGCCTCCTTAGCTGTCAGCTCTGCCTTTCCTGTCTGAGCCATCTCCTCCCCTTCCATTAGCTCCAGCTCCTCCACCGGCTCTGCTCCCAGCCCTTCTACTGCAGTCATCTCTGCCATCTtcagctcctcctcctccatagCCATCAGCTCTACCTTCCATGTCTCCACCTTCTCCCCTTCCATTAGCTTCAGCTCCTCCACCAGCTCTGTTTCCAGCCCTTTCACTGCAGTCATCCCTGCAATCTTCAGCTCCTCCTTCTCATCCTTAGCCATCAGCTCTACCTTACCTGTTTCCACCTTCTCCCCTTCCATTAGCTCTAGCTCCTCCGCCAGCTCTGTTTCCAGCCCTTCCACTGCAGTCATCCCTGCAATCTtcagctcctcctcctcctccttagcCATCAGCTCTATCTTTCCTGTCTCAACCTCCTCATCTTCCATTAGGTCCAGCTCCTCCATCGGCTCTGTTCCCTGCCCTTCCACTGCAGTCATCCCTGCAATCTTCagctcctccttctcctccttagCCATCAGCTCTACCTTACCTGTTTCCACCTTCTCCCCTTCCACTAGCTCTAGCTCCTCCGCCAGCTCTGTTTCCAGCCCTTCCACTGCAGTCATCCCTGCAATCTtcagctcctcctcctcctccttagcTGTCAGCTCTGTCTTTCCTGTCTGAGCCATCTCCTCCCCTTCCATTAACTCCAGCTCCTCCACCGAATCTGCTCCCAGCCCTTCTACTGCAGTCATCTCTGCCATCTtcagctcctcctcctccatagCCATCAGCTCTACCTTCCCTGTCTCCACCTTCTCCCCTTCCATTAGCTCCAGCTCCTCCACCAGCTCTGTTTCCAGCCCTTCCACTGCAGTCATCCCTGCAATCTTCAGCTCCTCATCCTTAGCCATCAGCTCTATCTTTCCTGTCTTAGCAACCTCCTCATCTTCCATTAGCTCCAGCTCCTCCATCGGCTCTGTTCCCTGCCCTTCCACTGCAGCCATCTCTGTAATATTCAGCTCCTCCTCCGCCTCCTTAGCCGTCAGCTCTGCCTTTCCTGTCTCCACCTCCTCATCTTTCATTAGCTCCAGCTCCTCCACCGGCTCTGTTCCATGCCCTTCCACTGCAGTCATTCCTGCAATCTTCagctcttcctcctcctccttagcCATCAACTCTATCTTTCCTGTCTCAACCTCCTCATCTTCCATTAGGTCCAGCTCCTCCATCGGCTCTGTTACCTGCCCTTCCACTGCAGTCATCCCTGCAATCTTCAGCTCCTCCTCCGCCTCCTTAGCTGTCAGCTCTGCCTTTCCTGTCTGAGCCATCTCATCCCCTTCCATTAGCTCCAGCTCCTCCACCGGCTCTGTTCCCAGCCCTTCTACTGCAGTCATCTCTGCCATATtcagctcctcctcctccatagCCATCAGCCCTACCTTCCCTGTCTCCACCTTCTCCCCTTCCATTAGCTCCAGCTCCTCCACCAGCTCTGTTTCCAGCCCTTCCACTGCAGTCATCCCTGCAATATtcagctcctcctcctcctccttagcCATCAGCTCTATCTTTCCTGTCTCCACCTTCTCCCCTTCCATTAGCTCCAGCTCCTCCATCGGCTCTGTTCCCTGCCCTTCCACTGCAGTCATCCCTGCAATCTTCAGCTCCTCCTTCTCATCCTTAGCCATCAGCTCTACCTTACCTGTTTCCACCTTCTCCCCTTCCATTAGCTCTAGCTCCTCCGCCAGCTCTGTTTCCAGCCCTTCCACTGCAGTCATCCCTGCAATCTtcagctcctcctcctcctccttagcCATCAGCTCTATCTTTCCTGTCTCAACCTCCTCATCTTCCATTAGCTCCAGCTCCTCCACCGGCTCTGTTCCCTGCCCTTCCACTGCAGTCATCCCTGCAATCTTCAGCTCCTCCTCCGCCTCCTTAGCTGTCAGCTCTGCCTTTCCTGTCTGAGCCATCTCCTCCCCTTCCATTAGCTCCAGCTCCTCCACCAGCTCTGTTTCCAGCCCTTTCACTGCAGTCATCCCTGCAATCTtcagctcctcctcctcctccttagcCATCAGCTCTATCTTTCCTGTCTCAACCTCCTCATCTTCCATTAGCTCCAGCTCCTCCATCGGCTCTGTTCCCTGCCCTTCCACTGCAGTCATCCCTGCAATCTTCAGCTCCTCCTTCTCATCCTTAGCCATCAGCTCTACCTTACCTGTTTCCACCTTCTCCCCTTCCATTAGCTCTAGCTCCTCCGCCAGCTCTGTTTCCAGCCCTTCCACTGCAGTCATCCCTGCAATCTtcagctcctcctcctcctccttagcCATCAGCTCTATCTTTCCTGTCTCAACCTCCTCATCTTCCATTAGCTCCAGCTCCTCCACCGGCTCTGTTCCCTGCCCTTCCACTGCAGTCATCCCTGCAATCTtcagctcctcctcctcctccttagcCATCAGCTCTATCTTTCCTGTCTCAACCTCCTCATCTTCCATTAGCTCCAGCTCCTCCATCGGCTCTGTTCCCAGCCCTTCCACTGCGGTCATCCCTGCAATCTTCAGCTCCTCCTTCTCATCCTTAGCCATCAGCTCTACCTTACCTGTTTCCACCTTCTCCCCTTCCATTAGCTCTAGCTCCTCCGCCAGCTCTGTTTCCAGCCCTTCCACTGCAGTCATCTCTGCCATCTtcagctcctcctcctccatagCCATCAGCTCTACCTTCCCTGTCTCCACCTTCTCCCCTTCCATTAGCTCCAGCTCCTCCACCAGCTCTGTTTCCAGCCCTTTCACTGCAGTCATCCCTGCAATCTtcagctcctcctcctcctccttagcCATCAGCTCTATCTTTCCTGTCTCAACCTCCTCATCTTCCATTAGCTCCAGCTCCTCCATCGGCTCTGTTCCCTGCCCTTCCACTGCAGTCATCCCTGCAATCTTCAGCTCCTCCTCCGCCTCCTTAGCTGTCAGCTCTGCCTTTCCTGTCTGAGCCATCTCCTCCCCTTCCATTAGCTCCAGCTCCTCCACCGGCGCTGCTCCGAGCCCTTCTACTGCAGTCATCTCTGCCATCTtcagctcctcctcctccatagCCATCAGCTCTACCTTCCCTGTCTCCACCTTCTCCCCTTCCATTAGCTCCAGCTCCTCCACCAGCTCTGTTTCCAGCCCTTTCACTGCAGTCATCCCTGCAATCTTCAGCTCCTCCTTCTCATCCTTAGCCATCAGCTCTACCTTACCTGTTTCCACCTTCTCCCCTTCCATTAGCTCTAGCTCCTCCGCCAGCTCTGTTTCCAGCCCTTCCACTGCAGTCATCCCTGCAATCTtcagctcctcctcctcctccttagcCATCAGCTCTATCTTTCCTGTCTCAACCTCCTCATCTTCCATTAGCTCCAGCTCCTCCACCGGCTCTGTTCCCAGCCCTTCCACTGCAGTCATCCCTGCAATATtcagctcctcctcctcctccttagcCATCAGCTCTATCTTTCCTGTCTTAACCTCCTCATCTTCCATTAGCTCCAGCTCCTCCATCGGCTCTGTTCCCTGCCCTTCCACTGCAGTCATCCCTGCAATCTTCAGCTCCTCCTTCTCATCCTTAGCCATCAGCTCTATCTTTCCTGTCTTCACCTTCTCCCCTTCCATTAGCTCCAGCTCCACCACCGGCTCTGTTCCCTGCCCTTCCACTGCAGTCATCTCTGTAATCTCCAGCTCCTCCTCCGCCTCCTTAGCCGTCAGCTCTGTCTTTCCTGTCTCCACCTCCTCATCTTTCATTAGCTCCTCCACCACTGCCTCTGTTTCCAGCCATTCCTCTGTATTAATATCTGCAGCCTTCAGTTCCTCCTTTAGCTCTTCCTTCATGTCCTTCTCTATCTCCACCTTCGCCTCCTCTGTTTCCATCTCTTCCTTCTCATTTGAGTACTCTACTTTCATCACTACCTGCTCTTCTGCCagctcctcctccttcttctccgcTTCCAACTTCTCCACCATCTCCTCCTCTGTATCCACCTTCTGCTCGGCCTTCATCTCCTGCTGTGTCCCCTCCCCCTTTGTCTCCAGCCCCCGTATTCCCTCTTCCTCCGATTCTTTCCTGCATCTGATTTCTTGTCCATTCGTCACCTCTTCTCCTTGCTCTATCAGACACTTGACAAAGCCGTTATTCAGATTTGTCGGAATgtcatacaaaatatatacgCATTCCAGGCAAGAACCTTCTCAAGCTCCTGACGAAATCTCGGCACCACACGATTTGCTAATAACAAAAAgacataaatgataaaaacaatgtttGTTATTTCTCATCAAATGTAAAACTTACAACTACAAGAACACCGTTACTTTAGGTTattgtacacatgtacatggtTTGAAATTTATTGACTTTTtgctttattaaaatatcttgaatAGGTTTCaatcattaatataaaaaataatggaacgtaataaaaataattttaagtaTTATAGTaacttaatataaaataatta
Encoded here:
- the LOC135157919 gene encoding uncharacterized protein LOC135157919, which gives rise to IAISSTFPVSTFSPSISSSSSTSSVSSPFTAVIPAIFSSSFSSLAISSTLPVSTFSPSISSSSSASSVSSPSTAVIPAIFSSSSSSLAISSIFPVSTSSSSISSSSSTGSVPSPSTAVIPAIFSSSSSSLAISSIFPVLTSSSSISSSSSIGSVPCPSTAVIPAIFSSSFSSLAISSIFPVFTFSPSISSSSTTGSVPCPSTAVISPSALSFLSPPPHLSLAPPPLPLFPAIPLY